Proteins from a single region of Chromobacterium sp. ATCC 53434:
- a CDS encoding carboxyl transferase domain-containing protein, with protein MSRIESRLPASGEAYERNLAAYGQLRGQIAAARDAALQGGGAEARAKQAAKGKLSPRERLSLLLDPGTPFLEIGQLAGHEVYDHAVPCAGIVTGIGIVSGHAVAVFANDASVKGGTYYPLTLRKHLRTQDIARELGLPCLYLVDSGGVYLPLQEEIFPDEHHFGRIFRNIAEMSALGLPQISAVLGSCTAGGAYIPAMSDETIIVRGNGSIFLGGPQLVRAATGVIVDAETLGGADVHTRDSGVADHYAVSDEHALQLLRDIVARRGVGKQYAPPQAPLPPRHDPAELPGIISANPREHIPAREILARLLDDSAFAEYRARFGTSILCGTGHIGGYPVGVLINDGVLFSESAQKAANFIEICSQRGIPLLFLHNINGFMVGAEYEAGGIAKHGAKMVNAASCARVPKFSILIGGSYGAGNLAMCGRSIGPQLMAMWPNAKTTVVGGEQAATVLALIRAEQLEKQGKSWTAEEEEAFKRPIREAYERQGQALYVASRLWVDAIVDPAQTREWLALSLALAAAAPARETRFGVFRM; from the coding sequence ATGTCTCGAATCGAATCGCGCCTCCCGGCCAGCGGCGAGGCCTATGAGCGCAATCTGGCGGCTTACGGCCAGCTGCGCGGCCAGATCGCCGCCGCCCGCGACGCCGCCTTGCAGGGCGGCGGCGCCGAGGCCCGCGCCAAGCAGGCGGCCAAGGGCAAGTTGTCGCCGCGCGAGCGGCTGTCGCTGTTGCTGGACCCGGGCACGCCCTTTCTGGAAATCGGCCAGCTGGCCGGCCACGAGGTCTACGACCACGCGGTGCCCTGCGCCGGCATCGTCACCGGCATAGGCATCGTCTCCGGCCACGCGGTGGCGGTGTTCGCCAACGACGCCTCGGTCAAGGGCGGCACCTACTATCCGCTGACGCTGCGCAAGCATCTGCGCACCCAGGACATCGCCCGCGAGCTGGGCCTGCCCTGCCTGTACCTGGTGGATTCCGGAGGCGTCTACCTGCCGCTGCAGGAGGAAATCTTCCCGGACGAGCACCATTTCGGCCGCATCTTCCGCAATATCGCCGAGATGTCGGCGCTGGGCCTGCCGCAAATCTCGGCCGTGCTCGGCTCTTGCACCGCCGGCGGCGCCTACATCCCGGCGATGAGCGACGAAACCATCATCGTGCGCGGCAACGGCTCCATCTTTCTCGGCGGCCCGCAGCTGGTGCGCGCGGCCACCGGCGTCATCGTCGACGCCGAGACGCTGGGCGGCGCCGACGTCCACACCCGCGACAGCGGCGTGGCCGACCATTACGCGGTCAGCGACGAGCACGCCCTCCAGCTGCTGCGCGACATCGTCGCCCGCCGCGGCGTGGGCAAGCAGTACGCGCCGCCGCAGGCGCCGCTGCCGCCGCGCCACGATCCGGCCGAGCTGCCCGGCATCATCAGCGCCAATCCGCGCGAGCACATCCCGGCGCGCGAAATCCTGGCCCGGCTGCTGGACGATTCGGCCTTCGCCGAATACCGCGCCCGCTTCGGCACCAGCATTCTGTGCGGCACCGGCCATATCGGCGGCTACCCGGTGGGCGTGCTGATCAATGACGGCGTGCTGTTCTCGGAAAGCGCGCAAAAAGCGGCCAACTTCATCGAAATCTGCTCCCAACGCGGTATTCCGCTGCTGTTCCTGCACAATATCAACGGCTTCATGGTGGGAGCGGAATACGAGGCCGGCGGCATCGCCAAGCACGGCGCCAAGATGGTCAACGCCGCCTCCTGCGCCCGCGTGCCCAAGTTCAGCATCCTGATAGGCGGCAGCTACGGCGCCGGCAATCTGGCGATGTGCGGCCGCTCCATCGGCCCGCAGCTGATGGCGATGTGGCCCAACGCCAAGACCACGGTGGTCGGCGGCGAGCAGGCCGCCACCGTGCTGGCGCTGATCCGCGCCGAGCAGTTGGAAAAGCAGGGCAAGAGCTGGACGGCGGAAGAGGAGGAGGCCTTCAAGCGGCCGATACGCGAGGCCTACGAACGGCAGGGCCAGGCGCTGTACGTCGCCTCCCGCCTGTGGGTGGACGCCATCGTCGACCCCGCCCAAACCCGGGAGTGGCTGGCGCTCAGCCTGGCGCTGGCCGCCGCCGCCCCCGCCCGGGAAACCCGCTTTGGCGTCTTCAGGATGTAG
- a CDS encoding methyl-accepting chemotaxis protein: protein MIATIKGKILAGSGLLILIGFTVLAGANIYNSYRNAENAVLEHARLLADSEAGRVQRMLGKTYDSAQAMAEAAAGVKVALPANGRSLLSEVVKRQLPNNPDAVGYWVDWETNAFDGRDAELAGKPENDHTGRYGVYWFRKAGKVDVVWGSDGVDESAYYTEPRKTGKPMLTEPYVDPDVKILMGTISFPLNIGGKVLGVAGCDIALGHLQEMAAKVQPYGAGFMSLYSNGGVQLAGRQPGLNGKAAPDLPAEAKAAIKDGRPAEYRSEDGFRHFIMPIVVGEAGTPWAVRISIPEDEAFAPVRAASWQSALISLGILVLILLLLGATLNQLLRPLGRLQGAMTELASGSGDLTRELSIASRDEIGQAAGAFNTFTGSLRRMMLDVRRHAGDMLGSVRQLSGDVNQIRDSSARQSQAANATAASVEQLSVSVTHIAESARVAEQRAREADTLSNQAAANVDATAAEIGRIAGTVRQLAEVLGGMQQRSDRISGIVSVIRDIADQTNLLALNAAIEAARAGEQGRGFAVVADEVRKLAERTAKATLEISDVIQTMQKDTAHASDSMNGALQQVEQGVRLAGESSQSIQQISGQAQQVVNAVGDIAVSTAEQSSASQEIARHIENIHGMLLQTDDSIHQAQQATVALARLSEELDSLIGRFKL from the coding sequence ATGATTGCAACCATCAAGGGCAAAATACTGGCCGGTTCCGGCCTGCTGATCCTGATCGGCTTTACCGTGCTGGCGGGGGCCAATATCTACAACAGCTACCGCAACGCGGAAAACGCGGTGCTGGAGCATGCGCGTCTGCTGGCGGACAGCGAGGCCGGCCGCGTGCAGCGCATGCTGGGCAAAACCTATGATTCCGCGCAGGCGATGGCCGAAGCGGCGGCCGGCGTGAAGGTCGCGCTGCCGGCCAACGGCCGCTCCTTGCTGTCCGAGGTGGTGAAGCGCCAGCTGCCCAATAATCCGGACGCGGTCGGCTACTGGGTGGACTGGGAGACCAACGCCTTCGACGGGCGCGACGCCGAGCTGGCCGGCAAGCCGGAAAACGACCACACTGGCCGCTACGGCGTGTACTGGTTCCGCAAGGCCGGCAAGGTCGATGTGGTGTGGGGCAGCGATGGTGTCGACGAAAGCGCCTACTACACCGAGCCGCGCAAGACCGGCAAGCCGATGCTGACCGAACCCTATGTCGATCCGGACGTGAAGATCCTGATGGGCACCATCTCCTTCCCGCTGAACATCGGCGGCAAGGTGCTGGGCGTGGCCGGCTGCGACATCGCGTTGGGCCACCTGCAGGAAATGGCGGCCAAGGTGCAGCCTTACGGTGCCGGCTTCATGAGCCTGTATTCCAACGGCGGCGTGCAGCTGGCCGGCCGCCAGCCCGGACTGAACGGCAAGGCCGCGCCGGACCTGCCGGCCGAGGCCAAGGCGGCGATCAAGGACGGCCGTCCGGCCGAATACCGCAGCGAAGACGGCTTCCGCCACTTCATCATGCCCATCGTCGTCGGCGAGGCCGGCACGCCGTGGGCGGTGCGCATCTCCATACCCGAAGACGAGGCTTTCGCCCCGGTGCGGGCGGCCAGCTGGCAGTCGGCCTTGATCAGCCTGGGCATCCTGGTGTTGATCCTGCTGCTGTTGGGCGCGACGCTGAACCAGCTGCTGCGCCCGCTGGGCCGGCTGCAGGGCGCGATGACCGAACTGGCCTCCGGCAGCGGCGACCTGACCCGCGAGCTGTCCATCGCCAGCCGCGACGAGATCGGCCAGGCCGCCGGCGCGTTCAATACCTTCACCGGCTCGCTGCGCAGGATGATGCTGGACGTGCGCCGCCACGCCGGCGACATGCTGGGTTCGGTGCGCCAGTTGTCCGGCGACGTGAATCAGATTCGCGACAGCTCCGCCCGCCAGTCTCAGGCGGCCAACGCCACCGCGGCCAGCGTCGAGCAGTTGTCGGTCAGCGTCACCCACATCGCCGAATCGGCGCGGGTGGCCGAGCAGCGCGCCCGCGAGGCGGACACCCTGTCCAATCAGGCCGCCGCCAATGTCGACGCCACCGCGGCGGAAATCGGCCGCATCGCCGGCACCGTGCGCCAGCTGGCCGAGGTGCTGGGCGGCATGCAACAGCGTTCCGATCGCATCTCCGGCATCGTGTCGGTGATCCGCGACATCGCCGACCAGACCAATCTGCTGGCCTTGAACGCGGCGATCGAGGCCGCCCGCGCCGGCGAGCAGGGCCGCGGCTTCGCGGTGGTGGCCGATGAAGTGCGCAAGCTGGCCGAACGCACCGCCAAGGCCACGCTGGAAATCTCCGACGTGATCCAGACCATGCAGAAGGACACCGCCCACGCGTCCGACAGCATGAACGGCGCGCTGCAGCAGGTGGAACAGGGCGTGCGGCTGGCCGGCGAATCGTCGCAGTCTATCCAGCAGATCAGCGGTCAGGCGCAGCAGGTGGTAAACGCGGTGGGCGACATCGCCGTCTCCACCGCCGAGCAGTCCAGCGCCAGCCAGGAGATCGCCCGCCACATCGAAAACATCCACGGCATGCTGCTGCAGACCGACGACTCCATTCACCAGGCGCAACAGGCCACGGTGGCGCTGGCGCGGCTGAGCGAGGAGCTGGACAGCCTGATCGGCCGCTTCAAGCTGTAA
- a CDS encoding aminotransferase class I/II-fold pyridoxal phosphate-dependent enzyme, protein MHQHTNIKKAIQLSNSFWDVTTAAGMANIVTRNLGDGRHEAVANGRHFTNMSSYSYLGLDSHPAILRAAADAVLNTGSLNTSISRIRVQFDILQQAEEALAGLVDAETLTVPSCAASAAATLPLLASGALTGDVAPLMVFDKNAHFCLNMMKPICADETEIQTIRHNDLNALEDLCKTHQRVAYVADGVYSTGGMAPVKELLALQDKYGLFLFFDEAHGLSTLGHQGRGLVLEEMGAINDRTLIVTSLNKGFGASGGAIFLGPRGDAERRKLATRFGGPVTWSQRINTAGLGAIIESVAVHKSAELPVLQQKLQDNIRLFDQHVESENSGEPLPIRFVSIGSEERTILYAKSLLEDGYYTSPIFFPVIAKGRAGLRIMIRANMTAAEIERFGACLKQLRANHE, encoded by the coding sequence ATGCATCAACACACCAATATCAAAAAGGCCATCCAGCTGAGCAACAGCTTCTGGGATGTGACCACCGCGGCCGGCATGGCCAATATCGTCACCCGCAATCTGGGCGACGGTCGTCACGAGGCGGTGGCCAATGGCCGACACTTCACCAATATGTCGTCCTACTCCTACCTGGGGCTGGACTCTCACCCGGCCATCCTGCGCGCCGCGGCGGACGCGGTGCTGAATACCGGCTCGCTGAACACCTCCATCTCGCGCATCCGTGTGCAGTTCGACATCCTTCAGCAGGCGGAAGAAGCGCTGGCCGGCCTGGTGGACGCGGAGACGCTGACGGTGCCGTCCTGCGCCGCCTCGGCCGCCGCCACGCTGCCCTTGCTGGCTTCCGGCGCGCTGACCGGCGACGTGGCGCCGCTGATGGTGTTCGACAAGAACGCCCACTTTTGCCTGAACATGATGAAGCCGATCTGCGCCGACGAGACGGAGATCCAGACCATACGCCACAACGATCTGAACGCGCTGGAGGACTTGTGCAAGACGCATCAGCGCGTCGCCTACGTCGCCGACGGCGTGTACAGCACCGGCGGCATGGCGCCGGTGAAGGAGTTGCTGGCCCTGCAGGACAAGTACGGCCTGTTCCTGTTCTTCGACGAGGCGCACGGCCTGTCCACGCTGGGCCATCAGGGCCGCGGCCTGGTGCTGGAGGAGATGGGCGCGATCAACGACCGCACGCTGATCGTCACCTCGCTGAACAAGGGTTTCGGCGCGTCCGGCGGCGCCATCTTCCTGGGTCCGCGCGGCGACGCCGAGCGCCGCAAGCTGGCCACCCGCTTCGGCGGCCCGGTCACCTGGTCGCAGCGCATCAACACCGCCGGCCTGGGCGCCATCATCGAGTCGGTGGCCGTGCACAAGTCGGCCGAGCTGCCGGTGCTGCAGCAGAAGCTGCAGGACAATATCCGCCTGTTCGACCAGCATGTGGAATCGGAAAACAGCGGCGAGCCGCTGCCTATCCGCTTCGTCTCCATCGGCTCGGAAGAGCGCACCATCCTGTACGCCAAGAGCCTGCTGGAAGACGGCTATTACACCTCGCCCATCTTCTTCCCGGTGATCGCCAAGGGCCGCGCCGGCCTGCGCATCATGATCCGCGCCAATATGACGGCGGCGGAGATCGAGCGCTTCGGCGCCTGCCTGAAGCAGCTGCGAGCCAACCATGAGTAA
- a CDS encoding MBL fold metallo-hydrolase, protein MNTQTYRIGNARVTRVTDTLLTGITPAYLYADWSDAVLAEQPQLRALLDDGGEHIILSVHTWVVELDGKVYLIDTGLGNDKERPFSAMFHRLRTPFLARLAALGIRPEDVDHVLLTHLHADHVGWNTRLVDGRWVPTFPRAVYAMPQGELDFFATPEADKRRMVFDDSVAPVLASGQAVGVDAAGADYAGAFHFHPTPGHCAGHMSISLHSAGETAIFTGDAMHSPAQVYHPEWNSAFCREQDGARASRRWLLDYACERSATVFTAHFGASSAGVVSRDGDGYGWRFL, encoded by the coding sequence ATGAACACCCAAACCTACCGCATCGGCAATGCGCGCGTGACGCGCGTGACGGACACCCTGCTCACCGGCATCACGCCGGCCTATCTTTACGCCGACTGGAGCGACGCGGTGCTGGCCGAGCAGCCGCAGCTGCGCGCGCTGCTGGACGACGGCGGCGAGCACATCATCCTCAGCGTGCACACCTGGGTGGTGGAGCTGGACGGCAAGGTTTATCTGATAGACACCGGCCTGGGCAACGACAAGGAGCGGCCGTTCAGCGCGATGTTCCACCGGCTGCGCACGCCGTTCCTGGCGCGCCTGGCCGCGCTGGGCATCCGGCCGGAGGACGTGGACCACGTGCTGCTGACCCATCTGCACGCCGATCACGTCGGCTGGAACACCCGTCTGGTCGACGGCCGCTGGGTGCCGACCTTTCCGCGCGCCGTCTATGCGATGCCGCAGGGCGAGCTGGACTTCTTCGCCACGCCGGAGGCCGACAAGCGTCGCATGGTGTTCGACGACAGCGTGGCGCCGGTGCTGGCCAGCGGCCAGGCGGTCGGCGTGGACGCGGCCGGCGCCGATTACGCTGGGGCCTTTCATTTTCACCCGACGCCGGGACACTGCGCCGGCCACATGTCGATCTCGCTGCATTCGGCCGGCGAGACCGCCATCTTCACCGGCGACGCGATGCATTCGCCGGCGCAGGTCTACCACCCGGAGTGGAATTCGGCCTTCTGCCGCGAACAAGACGGCGCGCGCGCGTCGCGCCGCTGGTTGCTGGACTACGCTTGCGAGCGCAGCGCCACTGTGTTCACCGCCCATTTCGGCGCCTCGTCGGCCGGCGTGGTCAGCCGCGACGGCGACGGTTATGGCTGGCGATTTCTGTAG
- a CDS encoding LysR family transcriptional regulator: protein MELRHLRYFAAVAEHASMRAASERLHITQPAITRQIQDLEAELGFTLFTRSPRGLRLTPAGDSYLRDARRILAALDAAATAARRVADGVAGQLRLGYVENAGWDGVVPQALHRFQAEAPDVAMALSTLNSPEQLAAIAQDALDGGFIYRFDPLPDDLAALPLLSHDIVLALPRAWRIAHDEAQPFDLHALAGRPFVSFPRAVYPAYHDRLFSACQQAGIRLNIVQEQPTEAAMLSLVCSGIGAAIVNAANLARPPAQVRFYRLQNLSVPLPLCFVWQRQAGNPALARFVETLRETVRVAEA from the coding sequence ATGGAGCTGCGGCATCTGCGCTATTTCGCGGCGGTGGCCGAACACGCCAGCATGCGCGCCGCGTCGGAGCGGCTGCACATCACCCAGCCCGCCATCACGCGCCAGATCCAGGACCTGGAGGCGGAGCTGGGCTTCACGCTGTTCACCCGCTCGCCACGCGGGCTGCGGCTGACGCCGGCCGGCGACAGCTATCTGCGCGACGCGCGCAGGATACTGGCGGCGCTGGACGCCGCGGCGACGGCCGCGCGCCGCGTCGCCGACGGCGTGGCCGGACAGCTGCGACTGGGTTATGTCGAGAACGCCGGCTGGGACGGCGTGGTGCCGCAGGCCTTGCACCGCTTCCAGGCGGAGGCGCCGGACGTCGCGATGGCGCTGTCCACGCTGAACAGCCCGGAGCAGCTCGCCGCGATCGCGCAGGACGCGCTGGACGGCGGCTTCATCTACCGCTTCGATCCACTGCCGGACGACTTGGCCGCGCTGCCGCTGCTGAGCCACGACATCGTGCTGGCGCTGCCGCGCGCGTGGCGGATCGCGCACGACGAAGCGCAGCCGTTCGATCTGCACGCGCTGGCCGGACGGCCGTTCGTCAGCTTTCCGCGCGCCGTCTACCCGGCCTACCACGACCGGCTGTTCAGCGCCTGCCAGCAGGCCGGCATCCGCCTGAACATCGTGCAGGAGCAACCGACCGAGGCGGCGATGCTGTCGCTGGTCTGCTCCGGCATCGGCGCCGCCATCGTCAACGCCGCCAATCTGGCGCGCCCGCCGGCGCAGGTGCGCTTCTACCGGCTGCAGAACCTGTCGGTGCCGCTGCCGCTGTGCTTCGTCTGGCAGCGCCAGGCCGGCAATCCGGCGCTGGCGCGCTTCGTCGAGACGCTGCGGGAAACCGTCAGGGTTGCCGAGGCCTGA
- a CDS encoding biotin carboxylase N-terminal domain-containing protein: protein MFKRILIANRGEIARRIARSCQRLGIEFVAVHSSADAGADHLQGAVAREWIGEAPASASYLNGQAIIDAALRSDSEAIHPGYGFLSENAGFARAVAEAGLVFIGPDADTIVQMGDKARARQLMEAAGVPVLPGSPEATESYGLILETCAEIGYPVILKPSAGGGGKGMQVVWAEAELREAVDAAVRIGRSSFGDGRLLVERYVSQPRHLEVQVFGDGRGAAVHLFERECSLQRRHQKIAEEAPAFGLPADTREALLAAAVRGAQVIGYRNAGTFEFILAPDGGFYFLEVNTRLQVEHPVTEAITGLDLVEWQLRVAAGEGLPLAQADIRADGHAIECRVYAEDPLREFAPMPGAALHARWPAQLRVDSAFDHGGAVPAFYDPMLAKLIAHGSGRAAALAQLQTGLRDTELLGLTSNLGFLQRLLREPRVQAGQLHTHLVDELAAAPEANRLTAAVACAATIRQARACAESASPWQGGVGAYDRAALDPEAPLGRVAYRGGAERWQAWLLDRDGEQTLVQVDGRRHAVSLAGAGDHWHGEVDGWRWYALLHGDDVELSVGGQRVALRAEQAEQAEQEAGGGLQVRTPMPGTVVALPLAAGTRVEAQQVVAIVEAMKMENRLYAPCAGIVAELHCQVGDIVNADALLVSLSPAEAE from the coding sequence ATGTTCAAACGAATTTTGATCGCCAACCGCGGCGAGATCGCCCGCCGCATCGCCCGCAGCTGCCAACGGCTGGGCATAGAATTTGTCGCCGTCCACTCCAGCGCCGACGCCGGGGCGGACCATCTGCAGGGCGCCGTCGCGCGCGAATGGATAGGCGAGGCCCCGGCCAGCGCCAGCTATCTGAACGGCCAGGCCATCATAGACGCCGCGCTGCGCAGCGACAGCGAGGCCATCCATCCCGGCTACGGCTTCCTGTCGGAAAACGCCGGCTTCGCCCGCGCGGTGGCCGAGGCCGGCCTGGTCTTCATCGGCCCGGACGCGGACACCATCGTCCAAATGGGCGACAAGGCGCGCGCGCGCCAATTGATGGAGGCCGCCGGCGTGCCGGTGCTGCCCGGCTCGCCGGAAGCCACCGAATCCTACGGCCTGATCCTGGAGACCTGCGCCGAGATCGGCTACCCTGTGATCCTGAAGCCGTCCGCCGGCGGCGGCGGCAAGGGCATGCAGGTGGTGTGGGCCGAGGCGGAGCTGCGCGAGGCGGTGGACGCCGCCGTGCGCATCGGCCGCTCCAGCTTCGGCGACGGCCGGCTGCTGGTGGAGCGCTACGTCTCGCAGCCGCGCCACCTGGAGGTGCAGGTCTTCGGCGACGGCCGCGGCGCGGCGGTGCACCTGTTCGAGCGGGAATGCTCGCTGCAGCGCCGCCACCAGAAGATCGCGGAGGAAGCACCCGCCTTCGGCCTGCCGGCCGACACCCGCGAGGCGCTGCTGGCGGCCGCGGTGCGCGGCGCCCAGGTGATAGGCTACCGCAACGCCGGCACCTTCGAGTTCATCCTGGCGCCGGACGGCGGCTTCTACTTCCTGGAGGTGAACACCCGCTTGCAGGTGGAACACCCGGTCACAGAGGCCATCACCGGCCTGGACCTGGTGGAATGGCAGCTGCGCGTCGCCGCCGGCGAGGGCCTGCCGCTGGCCCAGGCCGACATCCGCGCCGACGGCCACGCCATCGAGTGCCGCGTCTACGCCGAGGACCCGCTGCGCGAATTCGCGCCGATGCCCGGCGCCGCGCTGCACGCGCGCTGGCCGGCGCAGCTGCGCGTGGACTCGGCCTTCGACCATGGCGGCGCGGTGCCGGCCTTCTACGACCCGATGCTGGCCAAGCTGATCGCCCACGGCTCCGGCCGCGCGGCGGCGCTGGCGCAGTTGCAGACCGGCCTGCGCGACACCGAGCTTCTGGGCCTGACCAGCAATCTGGGCTTCCTGCAGCGGCTGCTGCGCGAGCCGCGGGTGCAGGCCGGCCAGCTGCACACCCATCTGGTGGACGAGCTGGCGGCGGCGCCGGAGGCCAACCGCCTCACCGCCGCCGTGGCCTGCGCCGCCACCATCCGCCAGGCCCGCGCCTGCGCCGAATCGGCCTCGCCCTGGCAGGGCGGCGTCGGCGCCTACGACCGCGCCGCGCTGGATCCGGAGGCGCCGCTGGGCCGGGTGGCCTACCGCGGCGGCGCCGAGCGCTGGCAGGCCTGGCTGCTGGACCGCGACGGCGAGCAGACCCTGGTGCAGGTGGATGGACGGCGCCACGCCGTCAGCCTGGCCGGCGCCGGCGATCACTGGCACGGCGAGGTGGACGGCTGGCGCTGGTACGCGCTGCTGCACGGCGACGATGTCGAGCTGAGCGTCGGCGGCCAGCGCGTCGCGCTGCGCGCCGAGCAGGCGGAACAGGCCGAGCAGGAAGCCGGCGGCGGCCTGCAGGTGCGCACGCCTATGCCCGGCACCGTGGTGGCCCTGCCGCTGGCGGCCGGCACTAGGGTGGAGGCCCAGCAGGTGGTGGCCATCGTCGAGGCGATGAAGATGGAAAACCGCCTGTACGCGCCCTGCGCCGGCATCGTGGCCGAGCTGCACTGCCAGGTCGGCGACATCGTCAACGCCGACGCGCTGCTGGTCAGCCTCAGTCCGGCAGAAGCCGAGTAG
- a CDS encoding MFS transporter, with product MSKASAQTAAAPLEAARPAARLMVLSCLIVFMAQMATTVYLPSLPAVMRELAMSQSLVEMSISGFVVGAALPVLFWGSAADRWGRRGPLLVSLALFVLCSALLAAVGSAVELLALRVLQGIAAGGAAIIARIIVRDNWSGDELARRLSVLSIAFITALGGGQFIGGLIGEYSHWQAGFVLMAVTGCLAALLSLSVPLQGGRPAAARHGGSPYWQILRRPGFVLPACAGGLGFATTVTLQEVSPFVFQEHFGLAVASFGNVGLLIGLAYFSGAMVVNRAVAKLGGRKLMRAGALLMATATVAMLLCWHLGVLEARPGLLLFIGLYCLTIFGQAVLFPNSMATAVSDAKDHGAHAMALCGFLQQGLAGIAATASVLLHHNGAWTLAVAALGLITLLQVLFQARLKAA from the coding sequence ATGAGTAAGGCGTCGGCGCAGACCGCCGCCGCCCCGCTGGAGGCGGCGCGCCCGGCCGCGCGGCTGATGGTGCTGTCCTGCCTGATCGTGTTCATGGCGCAGATGGCCACCACCGTCTACCTGCCGTCGCTGCCGGCGGTGATGCGCGAGCTGGCGATGAGCCAGAGCCTGGTGGAGATGTCGATCTCCGGCTTCGTCGTCGGCGCCGCGCTGCCGGTGCTGTTCTGGGGATCGGCCGCCGACCGCTGGGGCCGCCGCGGCCCGCTGCTGGTTTCGCTGGCGCTGTTCGTGCTGTGCAGCGCGCTGCTGGCCGCCGTCGGCAGCGCCGTCGAGCTGCTGGCGCTGCGGGTGCTGCAGGGCATCGCCGCCGGCGGCGCGGCCATCATCGCCCGCATCATCGTCCGCGACAACTGGAGCGGCGACGAGCTGGCGCGCCGGCTGTCGGTGCTGTCCATCGCCTTCATCACGGCGCTGGGCGGCGGCCAGTTCATCGGCGGGCTGATAGGCGAGTACAGCCACTGGCAGGCCGGCTTCGTGCTGATGGCCGTCACCGGCTGCCTGGCCGCGCTGCTGAGCCTGAGCGTGCCGCTGCAGGGCGGCCGGCCGGCGGCCGCGCGCCACGGCGGCAGTCCCTACTGGCAGATCCTGCGCCGGCCCGGCTTTGTGCTGCCAGCCTGCGCCGGCGGCCTGGGCTTCGCCACCACGGTCACGCTGCAGGAAGTCAGCCCCTTCGTGTTCCAGGAGCATTTCGGCCTGGCGGTGGCCAGCTTCGGCAATGTCGGCCTGCTGATCGGCCTGGCCTATTTCAGCGGCGCGATGGTGGTCAACCGCGCGGTGGCCAAGCTGGGCGGCAGGAAGCTGATGCGCGCCGGCGCGCTGCTGATGGCCACGGCCACCGTCGCCATGCTGCTGTGCTGGCATCTGGGCGTGCTGGAGGCCCGGCCCGGCCTGCTGCTGTTCATCGGCCTGTATTGCCTGACCATTTTCGGCCAGGCGGTGCTGTTCCCCAACAGCATGGCCACGGCGGTCAGCGACGCCAAGGACCACGGCGCCCACGCGATGGCGCTGTGCGGCTTCCTGCAGCAAGGCCTGGCCGGCATCGCCGCCACCGCCTCGGTGCTGTTGCATCACAACGGCGCCTGGACGCTGGCGGTGGCCGCGCTCGGCCTGATCACTCTTCTGCAAGTTCTGTTCCAGGCGCGCCTCAAGGCGGCCTGA